From Toxorhynchites rutilus septentrionalis strain SRP chromosome 2, ASM2978413v1, whole genome shotgun sequence, a single genomic window includes:
- the LOC129766261 gene encoding uncharacterized protein LOC129766261 translates to MFTGYGKFVGQVSLEVGPSVPPLIQSPRRVPIAMGNKMKKELESLEKEEMIVKESRHTEWVSNIVIVQRGDPESASIRICLDPIPLNKALKRPNLQFATLDVILPELKKAKTFSTVDAKKGFWHVELDEPSSKLLSKH, encoded by the coding sequence ATGTTTACTGGTTACGGAAAATTCGTTGGCCAAGTATCATTGGAGGTCGGCCCTTCTGTTCCACCTTTAATACAGTCTCCTCGTCGTGTTCCGATCGCCATGGGAAACAAGATGAAGAAAGAGCTAGAGTCATTGGAGAAAGAGGAAATGATCGTGAAGGAATCCAGACATACCGAATGGGTGAGCAATATAGTGATAGTGCAACGAGGTGACCCGGAATCCGCTAGCATCAGAATTTGCCTTGATCCTATTCCGCTCAATAAGGCGCTAAAGAGACCGAATCTTCAGTTTGCTACACTGGACGTAATTCTCCCCGAGCTGAAAAAGGCTAAGACTTTTTCCACGGTTGACGCAAAGAAAGGGTTCTGGCACGTAGAGCTCGATGAACCCAGCAGTAAACTtctcagcaaacattaa
- the LOC129768376 gene encoding eukaryotic translation initiation factor 5: protein MGTVNVNRNVTDVFYRYKMPRINAKVEGKGNGIKTVIVNMADVARAIGRPATYPTKYFGCELGAQTQFDYKNERFIVNGSHDANKLQDLLDGFIRKFVLCPECDNPETELIVSSKKGTISQGCKACGFHGPLEVNHKVNTFIIKNPPNVNPASQGASLTEGKRSKRSKKSGENGDDSTVNDGETVNTSDEIHDSHTPNENGDDDVNWTVDTSEEAVRARMQDLTDGAKNMTVSDDFDKTEKERLDIFYELVKKKRDSGELENVQTHKELATEASRLDVQAKAPLILAELLFTANIVQEARKHRKLLLRFMHDDTKSQKYFIGGLEQIVSLHADKLMDKVPGILKLFYDCDILEEKAILEWSQKVSKKYVSKEVATQIHEKANPFIKWLQEAEEEESSEEEDDSDVEIEYDDRAKTDSLRKEPTKPEAKKSIKPVEEEEDGDDLNIDDI from the exons ATGGGTACAGTCAATGTTAACCGGAATGTTACAGATGTATTCTACCGTTACAAAATGCCTCGCATTAATGCGAAAGTTGAAGGCAAAGGTAATGGTATAAAAACTGTCATCGTAAACATGGCCGATGTGGCTCGTGCTATCGGACGTCCGGCTACATATCCAACCAAATACTTTGGATGTGAATTGGGAGCACAAACGCAGTTTGATTACAAG AATGAGCGCTTCATTGTCAATGGTTCTCACGATGCAAATAAGCTGCAAGACTTGCTGGATGGATTTATCCGTAAATTTGTGTTATGCCCAGAATGTGACAATCCTGAAACTGAACTAATTGTGTCCTCGAAAAAAGGTACCATTTCACAGGGTTGTAAAGCATGTGGTTTCCACGGACCACTCGAGGTGAATCACAAGGTAAACACATTTATCATAAAGAATCCTCCGAACGTTAATCCCGCGAGCCAGGGAGCTTCACTTACCGAAGGAAAGCGTAGTAAACGTTCCAAGAAATCGGGAGAGAATGGCGATGACTCGACTGTAAATGATGGTGAAACAGTGAATACATCCGATGAAATACATGATTCCCATACTCCAAACGAAAACGGGGATGATGATGTTAATTGGACCGTGGATACTTCTGAAGAAGCCGTTCGAGCTCGTATGCAAGATTTAACTGATGGGGCTAAAAACATGACAGTTTCCGACGACTTCGATAAGACCGAGAAAGAACGTTTggatattttctatgaattggtCAAAAAGAAACGCGACTCGGGGGAGCTAGAGAACGTTCAGACACACAAAGAATTAGCGACCGAAGCTAGTCGTCTAGATGTTCAGGCTAAAGCCCCTCTTATTCTGGCTGAATTATTGTTCACTGCTAACATTGTCCAAGAAGCTCGCAAACATCGCAAGTTGCTACTGCGTTTCATGCACGATGATACCAAATCCCAGAAATACTTCATTGGTGGCTTAGAACAAATCGTCTCTCTACATGCTGATAAGCTTATGGATAAGGTTCCTGGGATTTTGAAATTGTTCTACGATTGTGACATCCTTGAAGAGAAAGCTATATTGGAATGGTCACAAAAAGTGAGCAAAAAGTATGTATCAAAGGAAGTTGCTACACAGATTCATGAAAAAGCCAATCCTTTCATCAAATGGTTGCAAGAAGCGGAAGAAGAAGAATCATCGGAGGAAGAAGATGATTCTGACGTTGAGATTGAATATGACGATCGTGCCAAAACGGATTCACTACGCAAGGAACCCACTAAGCCGGAAGCGAAGAAATCTATCAAGCCTGTCGAGGAAGAGGAAGATGGAGATGATCTCAACATTGACGACATCTAA